One genomic window of Mycolicibacterium neoaurum includes the following:
- a CDS encoding anthranilate synthase component I encodes MQRPTPADTLAVTTARADFRDLAAGHRVVPVTRKVLADSETPLSAYRKLAANRPGTFLLESAENGRSWSRWSFIGAGAPSALTVRDGEAVWLGTTPQGAPSGGDPLAALRTTLDLLATAALPGLPPLSSGLVGFFAYDLVRRLERLPELATDDLGLPDMLLLLATDIAAVDHHEGTITLIANAVNWNGTDERVDEAYDDAVRRLDVMTAALAEPLGSSVATFSRPVPQYRAQRSVEEYTAIVEKLVGDIEAGEAFQVVPSQRFEMTTTADPLDVYRMLRATNPSPYMYLLNVPDAQGGLDFSVVGSSPEALVTVTDGKATTHPIAGTRWRGDTEEEDLLLEKELLADDKERAEHLMLVDLGRNDLGRVSEPGTVRVEDYSHIERYSHVMHLVSTVTGQLAGGRTALDAVTACFPAGTLSGAPKVRAMELIEEVELTRRGLYGGVLGYLDFAGNADFAIAIRTALMRDGTAYVQAGGGVVADSNGPYEYNEATNKAKAVLAAVAAAETLREPLQTGTS; translated from the coding sequence GTGCAACGACCAACGCCCGCCGACACACTGGCCGTCACGACCGCGCGCGCGGACTTCCGCGACCTTGCCGCAGGCCATCGTGTGGTGCCGGTGACCCGCAAGGTGCTCGCCGACAGCGAAACCCCGCTGTCGGCCTACCGGAAGCTGGCCGCCAACCGGCCGGGCACGTTCCTGCTCGAATCCGCGGAGAACGGGCGATCCTGGTCGCGCTGGTCGTTCATCGGAGCCGGCGCACCGTCGGCGCTGACGGTGCGCGACGGCGAGGCCGTCTGGCTGGGCACCACCCCGCAGGGGGCGCCCTCGGGCGGTGACCCGCTCGCGGCGCTGCGGACGACCCTGGATCTGCTCGCCACGGCGGCGCTGCCCGGTTTGCCGCCGCTGTCCTCCGGCCTGGTCGGGTTCTTCGCCTATGACCTGGTGCGGCGGTTGGAGCGGTTACCCGAGCTGGCCACCGACGACCTCGGCTTGCCGGACATGCTGCTGCTGCTGGCCACCGATATCGCCGCCGTCGACCACCACGAGGGCACCATCACCCTGATCGCCAACGCGGTGAACTGGAACGGCACCGACGAACGCGTCGACGAGGCCTATGACGATGCGGTGCGGCGCCTCGATGTGATGACCGCCGCGCTGGCCGAGCCGCTGGGTTCCAGCGTCGCCACCTTCAGCAGGCCGGTCCCGCAGTACCGGGCGCAACGCAGCGTCGAGGAGTACACGGCCATCGTCGAGAAGCTTGTCGGCGATATCGAGGCCGGCGAGGCATTCCAGGTGGTGCCCTCGCAGCGTTTCGAGATGACCACCACCGCAGATCCACTGGATGTCTACCGGATGCTGCGCGCCACCAACCCCAGCCCGTACATGTACCTGCTCAATGTGCCCGATGCCCAAGGCGGGCTTGACTTTTCGGTGGTCGGTTCCAGTCCGGAGGCGCTCGTCACCGTCACCGACGGGAAGGCGACCACCCATCCGATCGCCGGCACCCGGTGGCGCGGGGACACCGAGGAAGAGGACCTGCTGCTGGAAAAGGAGCTGCTCGCCGACGACAAGGAACGCGCCGAGCACCTCATGCTGGTGGACCTGGGCCGCAATGACCTCGGGCGGGTGTCGGAACCGGGCACCGTGCGCGTCGAGGATTACAGCCACATCGAGCGCTACAGCCACGTGATGCACCTGGTGTCGACGGTCACCGGGCAGCTCGCGGGGGGCCGCACCGCGCTCGACGCCGTCACCGCATGCTTCCCGGCGGGCACTCTCTCCGGTGCGCCCAAGGTGCGCGCCATGGAGCTCATCGAGGAGGTCGAGCTGACTCGGCGTGGCCTTTACGGCGGGGTGCTCGGGTATCTGGACTTCGCCGGCAACGCCGATTTCGCCATCGCCATCCGGACCGCGCTCATGCGCGACGGCACCGCCTACGTCCAGGCCGGCGGGGGAGTCGTCGCCGACTCCAACGGCCCCTATGAATACAACGAGGCCACCAACAAGGCCAAGGCGGTGCTGGCGGCGGTCGCCGCCGCCGAGACGCTGCGCGAGCCGCTACAGACCGGGACGTCATGA
- a CDS encoding peroxiredoxin, protein MTLLKIGDQVAEFELPDQTGTPRSLTALLADGPIVLFFYPAAMTPGCTKEACHFRDLAGEFAAVGASRVGISTDPVDKQAKFAEQQRFDYPLLSDVDGTVATAFGVKRGLLGKFMPVKRTTFVIDTDRRILDVISSELSMDTHADKALEVLRSR, encoded by the coding sequence GTGACTCTTCTGAAGATCGGCGACCAGGTGGCCGAGTTCGAACTGCCCGATCAGACCGGCACACCCCGCAGCCTGACCGCGTTACTGGCGGACGGTCCGATCGTGCTGTTCTTCTACCCCGCGGCCATGACCCCGGGATGCACCAAGGAGGCCTGTCACTTCCGCGACCTGGCGGGTGAGTTCGCCGCCGTGGGCGCCTCCCGGGTGGGAATCAGTACCGATCCGGTCGACAAGCAGGCCAAATTCGCCGAGCAGCAGCGTTTCGACTACCCACTGCTCTCCGATGTCGACGGCACCGTCGCCACCGCATTCGGCGTCAAACGCGGCCTGCTCGGCAAGTTCATGCCGGTGAAGCGCACGACCTTCGTGATCGACACCGACCGCCGGATCCTCGACGTCATCTCCAGCGAGCTCAGCATGGACACCCACGCCGACAAGGCACTCGAGGTGCTCAGGTCGCGTTGA